A single region of the Massilia sp. erpn genome encodes:
- a CDS encoding sulfurtransferase, producing the protein MHTTLIDASTLSQHLTDPHWVILDCRHDLMNPAWGREVFAAGHIQNAQFAGIDDDLSGAKQGADGQFRGRHPLPERARLIETLRAWGINDDTQVVAYDAHGGMYAARLWWLLRWVGHPAVAVLDGGLASWQAQGLALVTPAASRAPGHIAERPTLTRTVSVDEVLANLENRQQTVVDARANDRFRGENETIDPVGGHIPGARNRFFKDNLQADGRFKNAEQLKQDFAPLFASPETAIMQCGSGVTACHNLLALEVAGLRGAALYPGSWSEWCAAPTRPVATGA; encoded by the coding sequence ATGCACACGACCCTGATTGACGCTTCCACCCTGTCCCAGCATCTGACCGACCCGCACTGGGTCATTCTCGACTGCCGGCACGATCTGATGAATCCCGCCTGGGGCCGCGAAGTCTTCGCCGCCGGCCATATCCAGAACGCGCAATTCGCCGGCATCGACGACGACCTGTCCGGTGCCAAGCAGGGCGCCGACGGCCAGTTCCGCGGCCGCCATCCGCTGCCGGAACGCGCCAGGCTGATTGAAACCTTGCGCGCCTGGGGCATCAATGACGATACCCAGGTCGTCGCCTACGACGCCCACGGCGGCATGTACGCGGCCCGCCTGTGGTGGCTGCTGCGCTGGGTCGGCCATCCGGCCGTCGCGGTGCTCGATGGCGGCCTCGCCTCCTGGCAGGCGCAAGGCCTGGCGCTGGTGACGCCCGCTGCATCCCGTGCGCCAGGCCATATCGCCGAACGCCCGACGCTGACGCGCACCGTGTCGGTGGATGAGGTGCTGGCAAATCTCGAAAACCGCCAGCAGACCGTGGTCGACGCCCGCGCCAACGACCGCTTCCGCGGCGAGAACGAAACCATCGACCCGGTGGGCGGCCACATTCCCGGCGCGCGCAACCGCTTCTTCAAGGACAATCTGCAAGCCGACGGCCGCTTCAAAAATGCCGAACAGCTCAAGCAGGACTTCGCCCCGCTGTTCGCATCGCCCGAAACGGCCATCATGCAATGCGGCTCCGGCGTCACGGCCTGCCACAACCTGCTGGCTCTGGAAGTGGCCGGCCTGCGCGGCGCCGCGCTGTATCCCGGCTCCTGGTCCGAGTGGTGCGCCGCCCCCACCCGCCCCGTCGCCACCGGCGCCTGA
- a CDS encoding homoserine kinase, with the protein MAVFTPVSLDDVDQWITQFPLGQATALKGIASGIENSNFFLSTEAGEYVLTIFENLSFEQLPFYLQLMRHLAQHGVLVPAPVANDQGELCVALHGKPTSIVSKLEGHSQLAPQPLHCAAVGAMLAKMHLAGRDFPLQQPNLRGLSWWRETAPQLLPVISTAEASLLRDEMQFQEAFAASATYAQLQAGPVHADLFRNNVMFDGERLTGFFDFYFAGCDTWLFDVAVTVNDWCIDLDSGVLDAARVRAMLDAYHAVRPFTADEQAAWQPLLRAAALRFWLSRLYDLHQPREAEILTPHDPTHFERILRERIATPAPQLY; encoded by the coding sequence ATGGCAGTTTTTACCCCGGTCAGTCTGGATGATGTCGACCAGTGGATCACGCAATTCCCCCTCGGCCAAGCAACTGCGCTGAAAGGCATTGCCTCCGGCATCGAAAATAGCAACTTCTTCCTGAGTACCGAAGCGGGCGAATATGTGCTCACCATCTTCGAGAACCTGAGTTTCGAACAACTGCCCTTTTACCTGCAACTGATGCGCCACCTGGCGCAGCACGGCGTGCTGGTGCCCGCCCCGGTTGCCAACGACCAGGGTGAATTGTGCGTGGCCCTGCACGGCAAACCCACCAGCATCGTCAGCAAGCTGGAAGGCCACTCCCAACTGGCCCCGCAGCCGCTGCACTGCGCCGCCGTCGGCGCCATGCTGGCCAAAATGCATCTGGCCGGACGCGACTTCCCGCTGCAGCAGCCGAATCTGCGCGGCCTGTCCTGGTGGCGCGAGACCGCGCCGCAGCTGCTGCCCGTGATCAGCACGGCCGAAGCCAGCCTGCTGCGCGACGAAATGCAGTTCCAGGAAGCGTTTGCCGCCAGCGCCACCTATGCGCAGCTGCAAGCCGGTCCGGTGCATGCTGACCTGTTCCGCAACAACGTGATGTTCGACGGCGAACGCCTGACCGGCTTCTTCGATTTTTATTTTGCAGGCTGCGACACCTGGCTGTTCGACGTCGCCGTCACCGTCAACGACTGGTGCATCGACCTTGATAGCGGCGTGCTCGATGCCGCGCGCGTGCGCGCCATGCTGGACGCCTATCACGCCGTACGTCCATTCACGGCCGACGAGCAAGCCGCCTGGCAACCCCTGCTGCGCGCCGCCGCGCTGCGTTTCTGGTTGTCGCGCCTGTATGATCTACACCAGCCGCGCGAGGCGGAAATCCTGACCCCGCACGATCCGACCCATTTTGAACGCATTCTGCGCGAGCGGATTGCCACTCCCGCACCCCAACTTTATTAA
- a CDS encoding cellulase family glycosylhydrolase: MRLSKSVLAAMLSLVFLNASAEPLVVENGLFMHKGKPFYGVGVNYFDGFTRYAKNEKDESWKKGLQIIKKHEIPFIRISTIGFWPETIQSDYLKDEATKREFHRRLNIFMTEADNLGIGVILDVFWNWTALLEITGEHASAIGRDSQTRDLMKKIIDEMVDQHKDHPALWGWEFTNEGSSFMDLTLQRGYQNYPCLPTREGRATPWTPADNFTHQDMISAIEFFAKEISDRDKRTPIFSGNNVPNPNAFSLRYLPKSEGNRKDTEAEFGWILRKNEPDSGNTLSMHLYPEQEGTYFGRKDSGLEDILEAAMARSHKDKRPFYLGEFGAKRKQVSYDADKKIDQFLSAIYNQRIQLSSFWVYDFAHQKDTYSVMAGEGRIPTLEKLQKYNELMRNRAEAVHIEEPPGPAESWPSLAPDSANWTPVLACPLKTAAGAATQN; this comes from the coding sequence ATGAGGTTGAGTAAAAGCGTATTGGCCGCGATGCTGTCACTGGTTTTTTTAAATGCATCTGCCGAGCCGTTGGTCGTGGAAAATGGCCTGTTCATGCATAAAGGTAAGCCGTTCTATGGAGTTGGTGTCAATTATTTTGATGGCTTTACCAGATATGCAAAAAATGAAAAAGACGAAAGCTGGAAAAAAGGTCTTCAGATTATCAAGAAACATGAAATCCCATTTATCCGCATCAGCACGATCGGTTTCTGGCCAGAGACTATCCAGTCGGATTACCTGAAGGATGAGGCAACCAAGCGGGAATTTCATAGACGCCTTAACATCTTTATGACGGAGGCGGATAATCTGGGCATAGGCGTTATTCTGGATGTGTTCTGGAATTGGACGGCATTGCTGGAGATAACGGGCGAGCACGCTTCTGCGATTGGGCGCGATAGCCAGACTCGGGATCTTATGAAAAAGATCATTGACGAGATGGTTGATCAGCACAAGGATCACCCGGCATTGTGGGGATGGGAATTTACCAATGAGGGTAGCAGTTTCATGGATTTAACCCTGCAGCGGGGATACCAGAATTACCCTTGCCTACCGACGCGCGAAGGCCGCGCCACACCATGGACGCCGGCCGATAATTTTACCCATCAAGATATGATCTCCGCCATTGAGTTTTTTGCGAAAGAGATATCTGACAGGGATAAACGTACGCCGATTTTTAGCGGAAATAATGTCCCTAATCCCAATGCCTTTAGCTTGCGCTATCTTCCTAAAAGCGAAGGAAATCGGAAAGATACGGAAGCGGAATTTGGCTGGATCTTGAGGAAAAATGAACCTGATTCGGGGAATACCTTATCCATGCATTTGTATCCGGAACAAGAGGGGACTTATTTCGGAAGGAAAGACAGCGGACTGGAGGATATTCTCGAGGCGGCTATGGCCCGCTCGCACAAAGACAAGCGCCCGTTTTACCTCGGGGAGTTCGGAGCCAAGAGGAAACAGGTCTCATACGATGCAGACAAAAAGATCGATCAGTTCCTGAGCGCGATCTATAACCAGCGCATCCAACTGTCATCTTTCTGGGTCTACGATTTTGCGCACCAGAAGGATACATACAGCGTGATGGCCGGGGAGGGACGTATACCGACCCTTGAAAAATTGCAGAAGTATAACGAGCTCATGCGCAACAGAGCAGAAGCTGTCCATATCGAGGAGCCACCCGGACCAGCGGAAAGCTGGCCCTCGCTTGCGCCTGATTCTGCCAATTGGACGCCAGTTCTGGCCTGCCCGCTGAAAACGGCTGCAGGCGCCGCAACTCAGAACTGA
- the polA gene encoding DNA polymerase I — MQKTLLLVDGSSYLYRAFHALPDLRSADGYPTGAMHGMVNMLRRLRADFPAAYIACVFDAKGKTFRDDLYPEYKATRASMPSDLALQIEPIHEAVRAMGWPILMVEGVEADDVIGTLSVEAEKAGMDVIISTGDKDLAQLVTPKVMLINTMTNEKLDEAGVLAKFGVPPNRIIDYLTLIGDTVDNVPGVNKCGPKTALKWLGLYDSLDGVMTNADQIGGAVGGNLREALEWLPRGRELITVKTDCDLSQHMMSISESLIAKSEDRELLLAFFSKYGFKTLLRELGAMTPAAPGAVASPAAAAPEGTTGDMFAAAVAPASINYETVLTEAQLDEWIARIGQAELTAVDTETTSLEPMTAQMVGISLCIEPGHACYIPMAHAYAGVPEQLSRELVLSKLKPWLEDSTKAKLGQNLKYDAHIFANHGVQLRGIVHDTLLQSYVFESHRTHDMDSLAMRHLNHKTIAFEEVCGKGASQIGFDQVEIARATEYAAEDADITLRLHQAMHGQVTVDEGLTRVYNSIELPTAVVLQKIERNGVLIDAALLDTQSLELGKRIQELEQKAYELAEQPFNLGSPKQIGEIFFQKLKLPVVKKTPSGAPSTDEEVLQKLAEDYPLPKILLEYRGMAKLKSTYTDKLPKMINAATGRVHTNYAQAVAVTGRLASNDPNLQNIPIRTAEGRRIREAFVAPAGSHIVSADYSQIELRIMAHISGDEAMLRAFAEGEDIHRATAAEIFGIAPAEVQAEQRRYAKVINFGLIYGMSAFGLASNLGIDRAAAQNYIDRYFARFSGVKQYMDDTRLQAKAKGYVETVFGRRLWLPEINSPNGPRRQAAERAAINAPMQGTAADLIKLAMIAVQGWLEKEGLKTRMIMQVHDELVLEVPDAELALVKEKLPQLMAGVAELKVPLLAEVGVGRNWDEAH, encoded by the coding sequence ATGCAAAAGACCCTGTTGCTGGTTGACGGTTCCAGCTATCTTTACCGCGCTTTTCACGCGCTGCCCGACCTGCGCAGCGCCGACGGCTATCCGACCGGCGCCATGCACGGCATGGTCAATATGCTGCGCCGCCTGCGCGCCGACTTCCCTGCCGCCTATATCGCTTGCGTCTTCGACGCCAAGGGCAAGACCTTCCGCGACGATCTGTACCCCGAGTACAAGGCGACACGCGCCTCGATGCCGTCCGACCTGGCTTTGCAGATCGAACCGATCCACGAGGCGGTGCGCGCCATGGGCTGGCCGATCCTGATGGTGGAAGGCGTGGAGGCCGACGACGTGATCGGCACGCTGTCGGTGGAGGCGGAAAAGGCCGGCATGGACGTCATCATCTCCACCGGCGACAAGGATCTGGCCCAGCTGGTTACGCCCAAGGTCATGCTGATCAACACCATGACCAACGAGAAGCTGGACGAAGCGGGCGTGCTGGCCAAGTTCGGCGTGCCGCCCAACCGCATCATCGACTACCTGACCCTGATCGGCGACACCGTCGACAACGTGCCCGGCGTGAACAAGTGCGGCCCGAAAACGGCGCTCAAGTGGCTTGGCCTGTACGACAGCCTGGATGGCGTGATGACGAACGCCGACCAGATCGGCGGCGCGGTCGGCGGCAATCTGCGCGAGGCGCTGGAATGGCTGCCGCGCGGCCGTGAGCTGATCACGGTGAAGACCGACTGCGATCTGAGCCAGCATATGATGTCGATCTCGGAATCGCTGATCGCCAAGAGCGAGGACCGCGAACTGCTGCTGGCCTTCTTCAGCAAATACGGCTTCAAGACCCTGCTGCGCGAACTGGGCGCCATGACGCCGGCCGCGCCAGGCGCCGTCGCCTCGCCGGCCGCCGCCGCGCCCGAAGGCACGACAGGCGATATGTTCGCTGCCGCCGTGGCGCCGGCCAGCATCAATTATGAAACCGTGCTGACCGAAGCCCAGCTCGACGAATGGATTGCGCGTATCGGCCAGGCGGAACTGACCGCTGTCGATACCGAAACCACCTCGCTGGAGCCGATGACGGCGCAGATGGTGGGCATTTCCCTGTGCATCGAGCCGGGCCACGCCTGCTATATCCCGATGGCGCATGCCTATGCCGGCGTGCCGGAGCAGCTGTCGCGCGAGCTGGTGCTGTCCAAGCTGAAGCCATGGCTGGAAGACAGCACCAAGGCCAAGCTGGGCCAGAACCTGAAATACGACGCGCACATCTTCGCCAACCACGGCGTGCAGCTGCGTGGCATCGTGCATGACACCCTGCTGCAATCCTACGTTTTCGAATCGCACCGCACGCACGATATGGACAGCCTGGCCATGCGCCACCTGAACCACAAGACCATCGCTTTCGAGGAAGTGTGCGGCAAGGGCGCCAGCCAGATCGGCTTCGACCAGGTCGAGATCGCGCGCGCCACCGAATACGCGGCCGAAGACGCCGACATCACGCTGCGTCTGCACCAGGCCATGCACGGCCAGGTCACGGTGGACGAAGGCCTGACCCGCGTCTACAACAGCATCGAACTGCCGACCGCCGTGGTGCTGCAGAAGATCGAGCGCAACGGCGTGCTGATCGACGCCGCCCTGCTGGATACGCAGTCGCTGGAGCTGGGTAAGCGCATCCAGGAACTGGAGCAGAAGGCGTATGAACTGGCCGAACAGCCTTTCAATCTGGGTTCGCCCAAGCAGATCGGCGAAATCTTCTTCCAGAAGCTGAAACTGCCGGTGGTGAAAAAGACCCCGAGCGGCGCGCCATCCACCGACGAGGAAGTGCTGCAAAAGCTGGCCGAAGACTATCCGCTGCCGAAAATCCTGCTGGAATACCGCGGCATGGCCAAGCTCAAGTCGACCTATACCGACAAGCTGCCGAAGATGATCAACGCCGCCACGGGCCGCGTGCATACCAACTATGCGCAGGCAGTGGCGGTGACGGGCCGCCTGGCGTCCAACGATCCGAACCTGCAGAACATCCCGATCCGCACCGCCGAAGGCCGTCGCATCCGCGAAGCCTTTGTGGCGCCCGCCGGCAGCCATATTGTCTCGGCCGACTATTCGCAGATCGAGCTGCGCATCATGGCCCATATCTCGGGCGACGAAGCGATGCTGCGCGCCTTCGCGGAAGGGGAGGATATCCACCGCGCCACGGCCGCCGAAATCTTCGGCATCGCACCGGCCGAGGTGCAGGCCGAGCAGCGCCGCTACGCCAAGGTGATCAACTTTGGCCTGATCTACGGCATGAGCGCCTTCGGCCTGGCCTCGAACCTGGGCATTGACCGCGCTGCCGCGCAAAACTATATCGACCGCTACTTCGCCCGCTTCTCCGGCGTGAAGCAGTATATGGACGACACGCGCCTGCAAGCCAAGGCCAAAGGCTATGTGGAAACCGTCTTCGGCCGCCGCCTGTGGCTGCCCGAGATCAATTCGCCGAATGGTCCGCGCCGCCAGGCGGCCGAACGCGCGGCGATCAATGCGCCGATGCAGGGGACGGCGGCGGACCTGATCAAGCTGGCCATGATCGCGGTGCAGGGCTGGCTGGAAAAAGAAGGCTTGAAGACGCGCATGATCATGCAGGTGCACGATGAACTTGTGCTGGAAGTGCCGGACGCGGAACTGGCCCTGGTCAAGGAAAAGCTGCCGCAGCTGATGGCCGGCGTGGCCGAGCTGAAGGTGCCGTTGCTGGCCGAAGTGGGCGTGGGCCGCAACTGGGACGAGGCGCACTGA
- a CDS encoding dienelactone hydrolase family protein, producing MNDFHQDAQSLIGEAEGMDRRDFIKAAVGTGFAAAALPVVAQNVIKTDGAGLETGVITVKVAGTEVPVYRAQPAGKTGLPVVLVVSEIFGVHEHIADVARRFAKEGYLALAPELFVRHGDVKNAPNVADLIKNIIAKTPDSEVFADLDAVVEWAGKNGGDTNRLAITGFCWGGRITWMYAAHNPKIKAGVAWYGRLTGETHAVYPRHPVDVAASIKANILGLYGAKDQGIPLETIEQMKAALAKGSSKSVFVVYPDAGHAFHADYRPSYVAADAKDGWKRTLAWFKANGVA from the coding sequence ATGAACGATTTTCATCAGGACGCGCAAAGCCTGATCGGCGAGGCCGAAGGCATGGATCGGCGCGATTTCATCAAGGCGGCGGTCGGCACGGGTTTCGCCGCGGCTGCGCTACCGGTGGTGGCGCAGAACGTGATCAAGACCGACGGCGCGGGATTGGAGACCGGCGTCATTACCGTCAAAGTGGCGGGGACGGAGGTGCCGGTGTACCGTGCCCAGCCTGCAGGCAAGACCGGTCTGCCGGTGGTGCTGGTGGTTTCCGAAATCTTCGGCGTGCATGAGCATATTGCCGACGTGGCGCGCCGCTTTGCCAAGGAAGGCTATTTGGCGCTGGCGCCCGAGCTGTTCGTGCGCCATGGCGACGTGAAGAACGCGCCGAACGTGGCGGACCTGATCAAGAACATCATCGCCAAAACGCCGGACAGCGAAGTCTTCGCCGATCTGGATGCGGTGGTGGAGTGGGCCGGGAAGAATGGCGGCGATACCAATCGCCTGGCCATCACGGGCTTTTGCTGGGGCGGTCGCATCACCTGGATGTATGCGGCGCACAATCCTAAAATCAAGGCCGGCGTGGCCTGGTACGGGCGGCTGACTGGGGAAACCCACGCCGTCTATCCCAGGCATCCGGTCGACGTGGCCGCGAGCATAAAAGCGAATATCCTTGGCCTGTATGGCGCCAAGGACCAGGGCATTCCGCTGGAAACCATTGAGCAGATGAAGGCGGCGCTGGCCAAGGGCAGCAGCAAGTCCGTGTTTGTGGTGTATCCGGACGCCGGCCACGCCTTCCATGCCGACTACCGGCCCAGCTATGTGGCGGCGGATGCGAAGGACGGCTGGAAGCGCACGCTGGCCTGGTTCAAGGCCAATGGCGTGGCCTGA
- a CDS encoding ABC-F family ATP-binding cassette domain-containing protein, whose amino-acid sequence MTTLISTNALQLDANHGLLFQDLSFTLSQGDRIGLVGHNGCGKSTLLGLLAGTREASAGLIHMARACRLQHVEQHLPPEMAELSLYQALQAALADAPEQQWRIDSLLEELGISGATAQLPVKSLSGGQHTRLLLARALLHEPNVLLLDEPSNHLDLPSLLWLEQFLSRWRGAFILVSHDQRLLDNATRKTWVLRDRRLYSFDLACGPALSALAEQDAANAARRSAEQKEIDRIEASSHRLAIWGRTYDNEDLSRKAKTMQRRVERLKEEQTFVSAGAPWTLSLRGKAMAADQLLALEGLPVRPAPAAPVLYEVEHLVIRPGERVALLGANGSGKSSLLRQCWAALNSQTELAGMRSHPAANIGYYDQNLQQLAGNASLSDALYPFAAQAEEVAARSDAARRQSLIAAGFPYSRHGQKVDTLSGGERARLLFLGLSLACYHLLLLDEPTNHLDMEGKQQLAAALQGFAGGCLLVSHDRDLIEQACNRYWVVHEGRLEQWQDAESAYRCLADGAGWESPTAGTQSMQLAAASEPAVGDEESQLARFCELEQLLADDLARKPQHQKVARQRIWREELETLSRQLGMEN is encoded by the coding sequence ATGACTACCCTTATCTCTACCAATGCACTGCAACTGGACGCGAACCATGGTTTGCTGTTCCAAGACCTTTCCTTTACCCTCAGCCAGGGCGACCGCATCGGCCTCGTGGGCCATAACGGCTGCGGCAAAAGCACCTTGCTTGGCCTCTTGGCCGGCACGCGCGAAGCCAGCGCGGGCCTGATCCACATGGCGCGCGCCTGCCGCCTGCAGCATGTCGAGCAGCATCTGCCGCCGGAAATGGCGGAGCTGAGCCTGTATCAAGCCCTGCAAGCCGCGCTGGCCGACGCGCCGGAGCAGCAGTGGCGCATCGACAGCCTGCTGGAGGAGCTGGGCATCAGCGGCGCCACGGCGCAGCTGCCGGTCAAATCCCTGTCCGGTGGTCAGCATACGCGCCTGCTGCTGGCGCGCGCCCTGCTGCACGAGCCGAACGTGCTGCTGTTAGATGAACCAAGCAACCACCTCGATCTGCCGTCGCTGCTGTGGCTGGAGCAATTCCTGTCGCGCTGGCGCGGCGCCTTCATCCTCGTTTCGCACGACCAGCGCCTGCTGGACAACGCCACGCGCAAGACCTGGGTGCTGCGCGACCGGCGCCTGTACAGCTTCGACCTGGCTTGCGGGCCGGCGTTGTCCGCGCTGGCCGAGCAGGATGCCGCCAATGCCGCGCGCCGCAGCGCCGAGCAGAAAGAGATCGACCGCATCGAGGCCAGCAGCCACCGCCTTGCCATCTGGGGCCGCACTTATGACAACGAGGACTTGTCGCGCAAGGCCAAGACCATGCAGCGGCGCGTCGAACGCCTGAAGGAGGAACAGACCTTCGTCAGCGCAGGCGCGCCCTGGACGCTGAGCCTGCGCGGCAAGGCGATGGCGGCGGACCAGCTGCTGGCGCTGGAAGGCTTGCCGGTGCGGCCCGCGCCGGCGGCGCCGGTGCTGTATGAAGTCGAACATCTGGTGATCCGTCCCGGCGAACGCGTGGCACTGCTGGGCGCGAACGGCAGCGGCAAATCCTCGCTGCTGCGCCAATGCTGGGCCGCGCTGAATTCGCAGACCGAACTGGCGGGCATGCGCAGCCATCCCGCCGCGAATATCGGCTACTACGACCAGAACCTGCAGCAGCTGGCCGGCAATGCCAGCCTGTCCGACGCGCTGTACCCCTTCGCCGCGCAGGCCGAGGAAGTGGCGGCGCGTAGCGATGCGGCACGGCGCCAGTCGCTGATTGCAGCAGGTTTCCCCTACAGCCGTCACGGCCAGAAGGTGGACACCCTGAGCGGCGGCGAACGCGCGCGCCTGCTGTTCCTTGGCCTGTCGCTGGCCTGCTACCACCTGCTGCTGCTCGACGAGCCGACCAATCACCTCGACATGGAAGGCAAGCAGCAACTGGCGGCGGCGCTGCAAGGCTTCGCCGGCGGCTGCCTTCTGGTCTCGCACGACCGCGACCTGATCGAGCAAGCCTGCAACCGTTACTGGGTGGTGCATGAAGGCCGCCTGGAGCAATGGCAGGATGCCGAATCGGCCTACCGCTGTTTGGCTGATGGTGCGGGATGGGAGTCGCCTACCGCTGGCACGCAAAGCATGCAACTGGCGGCGGCAAGCGAACCGGCAGTGGGCGATGAGGAAAGTCAGCTGGCCCGCTTTTGCGAGTTGGAACAACTGCTGGCCGATGATCTGGCGCGCAAACCTCAGCACCAAAAAGTGGCGCGTCAGCGAATCTGGCGGGAGGAACTGGAGACATTAAGTCGTCAGCTCGGCATGGAAAACTAG
- a CDS encoding ZIP family metal transporter — MFSFTLLSKVVERMVSLSVGIMLSTSLLHALPEAFESGADTHTLFATLLGGLLAFFMLEKLAILRHSHHHEHDGHHHAHGHDKREAGKAGWMILVGDGMHNFTDGILIAAAFLADPGLGIVTGLAIIAHEIPQEIGDFIVLLNAGFSRARAYVYNLLCSLLAVAGGLLGYYTLDRASNLIPYVLVFASSGFIYIAVSDLMPQMQRRATLRETIPQVLLIALGVCIVLFLTAHRH; from the coding sequence ATCTTCTCGTTTACGCTGCTGTCCAAGGTCGTCGAGCGCATGGTCAGCCTGTCGGTTGGCATCATGCTGTCCACGTCCCTGCTGCACGCCCTGCCCGAAGCCTTTGAATCCGGCGCCGATACGCACACCCTGTTCGCCACCCTGCTGGGCGGCCTGCTGGCCTTCTTCATGCTGGAAAAACTGGCCATCCTGCGCCACTCGCACCACCATGAGCACGACGGCCACCACCACGCCCATGGCCACGACAAGCGCGAAGCCGGCAAAGCGGGCTGGATGATCCTGGTCGGCGACGGCATGCACAATTTCACCGATGGCATCCTGATCGCCGCCGCCTTCCTGGCCGATCCGGGCCTGGGCATCGTCACCGGCCTGGCCATCATCGCGCACGAGATTCCGCAGGAGATCGGCGACTTCATCGTGTTGCTGAACGCGGGCTTCTCGCGCGCGCGCGCCTATGTGTACAACCTCTTATGCAGCTTGCTGGCCGTGGCCGGCGGCCTGCTGGGCTACTATACCCTGGACCGCGCCAGCAATCTGATACCGTATGTGCTGGTGTTCGCGTCGTCCGGGTTTATCTATATCGCCGTCAGCGACCTGATGCCGCAGATGCAGCGCCGCGCCACCCTGCGCGAAACGATTCCCCAGGTGCTGCTGATCGCCCTGGGCGTGTGCATCGTGCTGTTCCTGACGGCGCACCGCCATTAA
- a CDS encoding DMT family transporter: MQSLWMLFASFMFAAMGVCVKLASETFSTSEIVMYRGLIGTTVLFCMMRAQGASFRTTMPLAHLWRGVVGVVSLWLWFYAIARLPLATAMTLNYMAPIWIAVWLFLHGWWHAKNHIEWPLIGAVFMSFIGVTLLLQPAFHSNQLFEAMLALSSSVLSAMAYMQVRKLGLAGEPESRVVFFFSITNFVAGLVGHFVESGSSPVVWHSPANAKGALLLLGIGLCATAAQVAMTRAYRLGNTLVVANLQYSGIVFSSFWGILVFSDVFNWHSWAGIGIILLSGMAATFYNTRNTERGKAIAKTDPIASEV; encoded by the coding sequence ATGCAATCGCTTTGGATGTTATTTGCCAGTTTCATGTTTGCCGCCATGGGCGTCTGCGTCAAACTGGCTTCCGAAACCTTCTCCACCTCGGAGATCGTGATGTACCGGGGACTGATCGGCACCACGGTCCTGTTCTGCATGATGCGGGCGCAAGGCGCCAGCTTCCGCACCACCATGCCGCTGGCCCACTTGTGGCGCGGCGTGGTGGGCGTAGTCTCGCTCTGGCTGTGGTTTTACGCCATCGCGCGCCTGCCGCTCGCCACCGCCATGACTCTCAATTACATGGCACCGATCTGGATCGCCGTCTGGCTCTTCCTGCATGGCTGGTGGCACGCCAAGAACCATATCGAATGGCCGCTGATCGGCGCCGTCTTCATGAGCTTTATCGGCGTCACCCTGCTGCTGCAGCCGGCCTTCCACTCCAACCAGTTGTTCGAGGCGATGCTCGCGCTGTCGTCCAGCGTACTGTCGGCCATGGCCTATATGCAGGTGCGCAAGCTGGGCCTGGCGGGCGAGCCGGAATCGCGCGTAGTCTTCTTCTTCTCCATCACCAATTTCGTGGCCGGCCTGGTGGGCCACTTCGTGGAATCCGGCAGCAGCCCCGTGGTCTGGCATTCGCCGGCCAACGCCAAAGGCGCCCTGCTCCTGCTGGGTATCGGCCTGTGCGCCACCGCCGCGCAGGTGGCGATGACGCGCGCCTACCGCCTCGGCAACACCCTGGTGGTCGCCAATCTGCAATACAGCGGCATCGTGTTTTCCAGCTTCTGGGGCATCCTGGTCTTCAGCGACGTGTTCAACTGGCATAGCTGGGCGGGCATCGGCATCATCCTGCTCTCGGGAATGGCCGCAACGTTCTACAATACGCGCAATACTGAACGCGGCAAGGCCATCGCCAAAACCGACCCTATCGCAAGTGAAGTCTGA